A region from the Aegilops tauschii subsp. strangulata cultivar AL8/78 chromosome 5, Aet v6.0, whole genome shotgun sequence genome encodes:
- the LOC109768663 gene encoding protein ZINC INDUCED FACILITATOR-LIKE 1-like: MGESPSPAPAPAAAAAKVYYEGCPGCAMERRKESSTGTPYKELFFVGITTFASSLPITSLFPFLYFMIQDLHVAQREEDIGFYAGFLGASYMVGRGFASIFWGMVADRIGRKPVIVFSLFTVIVFNTLFGLSVKYWMAITTRLLLGALNGFLAPIKAYSIEVCRDDEQALGISIVNTAWGLGLIIGPAIGGYLAQPAKQYPHIFHDKSTFGRFPYLLPCLCISIFATFALISCIWLPETLHKHAKFEMGAETAEAGTTQESTESPKKSLWKNWPLMSSIITYCVFSLHDTAYSEIFSLWTVSGRKYGGLSFSSKDVGQVLTVAGVSLLVYQIFVYRWLNNTLGPVNSTRIASALSIPIIAAYPFMTHLSGIRLGLALYIAAMIKSVLAITRVSGTSLLQNNAVPQGQRGAANGIATTLMSLFKSVAPAGAGVLFSWAQKRQHAAFFPGDQMVFLLLNVTEVLGLLLTFKPFLAVPQHYK, translated from the exons ATGGGAGAGTCGCCAtcaccggcgccggcgccggcggctgcCGCCGCCAAGGTGTACTACGAGGGGTGCCCCGGGTGCGCCATGGAGCGGAGGAAGGAGAGCAGCACGGGGACCCCGTACAAGGAGCTCTTCTTCGTCGGGATCACCACCTTTGCATCAT CTTTGCCGATCACGTCGCTGTTCCCGTTTCTCTACTTCATG ATACAAGACTTGCACGTTGCTCAAAGAGAAGAAGATATTGGATTCTATGCTGGATTTCTTG GTGCATCATATATGGTTGGTAGAGGTTTCGCATCGATCTTTTGGGGCATGGTTGCAGATCGCATCGGACGAAAGCCTGTAATTGTATTTTCACTTTTCACGGT CATTGTGTTCAACACTTTATTCGGATTAAGTGTGAAATATTGGATGGCTATCACTACAAGGTTGCTTCTTGGTGCACTAAACGGATTTCTAGCACCAATCAAG GCTTACTCCATTGAAGTTTGCCGGGATGACGAACAAGCTTTGGGCATATCAATT GTCAATACAGCATGGGGATTAGGCCTTATAATTGGCCCAGCAATTGGGGGCTACCTTGCTCAG CCAGCCAAACAATATCCACACATTTTCCATGACAAGTCAACATTTGGGAG GTTCCCATATCTTCTTCCATGTCTTTGCATATCAATTTTCGCAACCTTCGCCCTCATAAGCTGCATATGGCTTCCG GAAACACTACACAAGCACGCGAAGTTTGAAATGGGAGCTGAAACGGCTGAAGCTGGCACAACTCAGGAAAGTACAGAGTCACCTAAGAAGAGCTTATGGAAAAATTGGCCGTTGATGTCGTCAATTATCACATATTGTGTCTTCTCCCTTCATGACACTGCATATAGTGAG ATATTTTCCCTGTGGACTGTAAGTGGTAGAAAATATGGTGGACTTAGCTTTTCATCTAAGGATGTCGGTCAAGTTCTTACAGTGGCAG GTGTCAGTCTTCTTGTATACCAAATCTTTGTTTATCGTTGGCTCAATAATACGCTAGGACCTGTAAACTCAACCCGCATCGCATCT GCCCTGTCTATACCAATTATTGCTGCTTATCCCTTTATGACACACTTGTCAGGAATAAGACTTGGTCTGGCTCTCTATATTGCAGCAATGATTAAAAGCGTTCTTGCT ATAACTAGAGTTTCCGGCACTTCTCTTCTACAAAATAATGCTGTG ccacaagGGCAAAGAGGTGCTGCGAATGGAATAGCCACAACGTTAATGTCTTTGTTCAAGTCTGTTGCTCCAGCTGGGGCAGGTGTTCT ATTCTCGTGGGCACAGAAGCGACAGCATGCAGCGTTCTTTCCAG GTGATCAGATGGTGTTCCTTCTACTGAACGTGACAGAGGTCCTTGGGCTCTTGCTGACCTTCAAGCCTTTCCTGGCAGTCCCACAACACTACAAGTAA